From Paenibacillus graminis:
GGGTGCTTTCGGTCCTTCCGTCCTGCGGCCGGCAAGGGTCTGTTTATGATCTTCCAATTCCATCATCCCCGCTTTCTGAGTGTGTGAATACGCTCCCACAAAACTATTATAGATGCGGATGCACAAGCCGCTCAACGGGCAAAACAAATCTGTCTCTAATTATTACAAAAACTCTCTAGTTTACCCCTGTTCCCTGTTTTGGGCGGAGCGTTTTCTGAAAAAATTAACAATGAGCAGGAGTGACGGGAAGACCACGGCATAGGTAAAGTCCCAATCCACCCAGAAAGGGGGGATTTCTTTAACGTAGAAAATAATATCTTTTGCCAGCAGGTTCGTCATGCCGTAAATCAGGAATCCCACCGGAAAGATCAGATGCCGGTAGGTTTTCAGCTTTAACAACTGGGCGATCCCCAGGACAAAGGCGTAGAAGTATAGCACTGTTTTGAAATATGTGCTGATAATCCAGGTGGTGGCCAACAGTGCTTCAATCCGCTGCAGAAAATTCCCGATGTTGATTCTTTGGGCAAGAATATAGGCAGGATAGAATTCATGCTCGGAAAAATAGGCCCCGAGTACCGTCAGAGAAAGAAACAAAATCAGGTTCAGGCCAACAGCTCCGATGAAAAGGGAGATGAAGATATCGCGGCTCGTTTTGCTGTGCTTTTGGGCAAAGGGATAGACCATGAAGAACACGCACATTTCCCCGTAAGGATAAAATACACCGTACATAATCGTATGCAGCATATCCGGAAACGGCGTATTCCAAATAGGATGGATCCGATCCATTTGGACATTGGGAAACAGCAGGATGAGGGAGATTAAAAAAAGGGCAAAGAAAGGAAAGAAAATCTGTGCCGCACGGCCCAGATTCTCCAGACCCAACCGTAAGCCGTACACCAATAGAACAATAGCCATGAAGCGGATTACCCCGCCGGGGGTCCCCTCGTAAATTTGTGTACACATGAAGTCTTCAATTTCCCTGACATAAGTGGACGCTGCCATCAGAAAAAAGAATAAATAACTCACCGCAACTGCCCCGCCCGCCCATTTTCCTAAAATTTGGATGGAAAGCTCGATAATTGTTTTATTTGGATTGATATTTGCGGCAGATACCATTAATTTAACGGTTGCCAATCCCAGCGGAATACAAATGAACCCGGCAATCCATGCATCCTCATGGGCTCCGGCTGCCATTACTGAAGGATATACAAGCGCCATATCCCCAATAAGCGTAAAAAGCCCCAATATGATCATTTGAGCCGAGCTGATCCGGTCCCTTTCAAGACTCATGAGATTCCTCCGTGTCGGCTGCAAGCAGTCCTTCAGCCATGTTTTATCCTTTCCTTAGCATGCAAAGATCTTCCACAATTATGCATCATTGCTCCGGATTAGGATGGGCGGGCATAAATATCAAATTATGCATCATACTATTTACACCTTGTCTATGGAAAGTGGAGGATGCACTTGAAGGATACGAACTTTGGTACATTGTCATCCTGTCTTAAGGATAACCAGATGCAGCTGGTTCAGCTTCTCGGAAAAAGCACCGATCTGATCATCAAAGAACTGCAGCCGGATCAGGCTACACAAATCGCTGTGATTTATATTGATGGTCTTATCGACACACAGGTACTGCATCATTCGATTTTATTTTCACTTCAGGAACGCTGTACCCCGGACCAGTTGAGGGATCTGGATGCCGGGCAGAAGTTTGAGCTTCTGCATAAACGCATACTGATGGCAGGAGATATGTCGGTCACCCATGACCTGGAGCCATTCATTCACCAGCTGTTGTCAGGCAATGTAATGGTGATGGTGGATGGAACACCGGCTGCTCTGCGGATTGGACTGCCCGGGTGGGAGGACCGCAATGTCAGCGAGCCGAGCTCACAAACGGTTGTACGGGGCCCGATGGAGGGATTTACGGAAAATTTACGGACGAACACGGCGCTGCTCCGGAGAAAAATCAAAGACAGCCAGCTATGGCTGGAGACCTTCCAGGTCGGCAGGGTGACCCAGACCAGCGTGTCCATTATGTATCTCACCCACATTGCAAGCCCTGAGCTGGTGCAGGAGGTTAAACGCCGGCTGGGCAAAATTGATACGGACAGTATTCTGGAGAGCGGATATATCGAGGAGTTTATTCAGGATACGGCTGGCACGCCTTTCCCGACCATTTATAACAGCGACCGCCCGGATTCGATTGCGGCAGGAATCCTTGAGGGCAAAGTGGCGATTCTTGTGGACGGTACGCCATTTGTCCTGCTGGTGCCTTCTTTTTTTGTTGCCTTTTTTCAATCTCCAGAAGATTACTATCAGCGGGCGGATATCGGTACCTTGCTGCGTTTTATCCGTTTTCTATCCTTTTTCATTACTATGCTTGCCCCATCCTTTTATGTGGCGGTGACTACTTATCATCAGGAGATGATCCCTACCACGCTCGTTATCAGCCTTGCCGCACAGAGGGAGAGCGTTCCCTTTCCGGCGGTCGTGGAGGCGCTGCTGATGGAATTGACCTATGAGATTTTGCGGGAAGCGGGGGTAAGAATACCGAAGAACGTAGGGCAGGCCATCTCGATTGTCGGTACGCTGGTGATCGGCCAGGCGGCGGTTTCGGCGGGTTTTATCTCCTCGGCGATGGTCATTATTGTATCCATTACAGCCATTTCCAGCTTTGTCATCCCTGAAACGGGAATGGCCATTGCCGCAAGAATGATTCGTTTTGCATTAATCGCCCTGGCGGGTTTTATCGGATTGTATGGCATTTTGTTCGGTATTTTTATCATCGTGCTGCATTTGGCAAGCCTGCGTTCTTTCGGGATGCCCTATATGAGCCCGATTGGTCCATACCAAGCCGATGATCTGAAGGATTCCCTTCTCCGCTTCCCCTGGCCGCGCTTAAAGTCCAGACCGGCAAACAGTAAAATTCAAAACCCCAACCGTCAAGACACAACCAAGTGAGGTCTGTTTATGAGCTCTAAAAAAAGTAGAACCCTCTCCATACTGCTGCTTGCCCTTCTTGCTCCCCTGCTGCTCAGCGGCTGCTGGGAAAGAAGGGAGTTAAATGAAATGGCTTTTGTGCTGGCTCTGGGGCTGGATAAGGCTGAATCCGGCTACAGGGTCACCATGCAGGTGGTTATTCCTTCCGCGATTTCCTCACAGACGGTTGGAGGAAGTGGCGGCGGCGGGGTGCCAGTGGTTGTATCCAGCTTCAATGTCCCGACCATTTATGAAGCAGACCGAAAGTACAGTCTTCTCAGTTCGAGATCAGGCTACAAAGGTCATATCCGCGCACTGGTGATCGGAGAGGAGCTCGCCCGGGCAGGTATCGCCGAAACACTTGATGTGCTGAACCGAAGCCGGGAGCCGCGGAATGATTACTATGTTATGGTCGCAAAAGACACCACCGCAGAAGAGGTCCTGAAGGTTCTTACCCCGCTGGACAAATTGCCGGCGAATAAATTGTTTAGTGCCATGGACAAAGCCTATAAGGAATCCGCCAGGATTGTCGCGGTCCCTCTGAACGCGTTCATTGAAAATCTGATTTCTGAAGGGATTAATCCGGTATTGGCCGGCGTTGAGGTGACTGGCGATGCTAAAGAGGGGGGCAAGAAGAGCAATCTCGATGAAAGTACCCCCAAAGCCACTTTGCGTTACCACAGTGTAGCTCTATTCAAGAAGGACAAGATGATCGGGTGGTTAAACGATAATGAGACGATCGGGTACAATTTTATCACCGATAAAGTTGTCAAAGCCTCGGGCCCCATACCAGGAGACGATGGCCGCCCGATTGTTATTGAAGCGCTGCATACATCCACAAAACGTAAAGTAAAGATAATCGGCGGTGAGCCGCATATTTACATCCATGTACAGGCAGAGTGCAACATTGAAGAGGTGCAGAGCCGGGATAATCTGGAGTCGGAGAAGGTGATCACAGAGCTGGAGAAGAAAACGGAAGAGCGGATTATCTCGCGGATGGAATCTGCTGTTAAGCAGGTTAATAAGGATTACAATGTGGATATCATGGGTTTTGGCCAGATGATCTACCGTGCTGAACCGCAGGCCTGGGCCAGACTGCAGCAGCGGAAGGGAGAAGATTACCTGAAGTCGCTGCCCATTCATTACGCTGCCAGCGTGTCGATTACCCGGATCGGCGTTACGGACAATTCTTTTATTAAGGATATCAAGGAGTGAGCCCGAGATGCTGCTGTTATTTCTCGTGATTGCGGCAGGTTGTGTTGTCATCGACCTGCCTTTGCTGAAGCAGAAAAGCAGGCTCCGCGACCGCCTGGTCTGGCTTATGTTCTGGGCCCTGGGCATTGCCGCGGTCTACTGCTCGCTCAACAAAGTCAAAGTCCCCAGCCCGCTGTATCTGGTAATAATGATCTATAGGCCGGTTAACAGTTTGTTTGAGTCTTGGTTTAAATAGGCTCTTCAATCAGTCCCTGGATTCTGCAGAGTAAAGATCATGTCCTCGGCAGGTTCGGTAATCTCTTGGGAATGTCGGCCGACGGTTACGCTGCCCCCATACATTTTGCCGACAATAATCTTACGGCCTGCTGTGAGGGTGGAGCCTGGCCCTGCTTCACTTCCTACGGTTTGTGCAGTGAGGGTCCCGCCTGCCTCCAGCTGTGATTCCCCGCAGACTGCATCCGGCATCAAGAAAGTGATGTCTGCCAGGGAGAGCAAATCGCTTTGCAGAGTCCCGTCCTTGTGAATGCAAATGTCGCCGCTTGATTTGATGATGGTGTTATGGCACTCTGGGATGTCAACGCAGACATTGGTTTCCTCCATGCGAGCTACTCCGGTATACAGTTCCTTCAGCAATTTCAATAACGACACCAGCATAGCATCATTAAAAGCATCGATGAACAGGGCTGGCCGTAAGAAAACGTCCAGAATCCGCTGCAGCTGTTTGTTGTCTGGGTGAGAGATATACTTGATGCTGGCCACTACGGATTCCAGATCACGTATCAGGACGGGGATCCTCTTATATTTACTCTCCATGAGCAGCTGAATGACTTGCCCGAACTTTACGGTCTGCTGCCGGGATTGTATTTCCTGGATCAGCAGTCTGGAAGCTTGCCGCAGCAGGCTGACTTCTTCGATCAGCTTCTCGGAGAGGTGATAGAGACGGTTGTAGGTTACACCGAAGGCGCCTGAATACAACTGGCTGTTGCCCACCTTGCCCAGTATGTAAATACTGCCTGTTGCTGTAATGGTAGAATTATGGACATTGCCGCATACATACACATTTCCTAAAGACTCGATGATCGAGTTGTCCTCCACGTCCTGGTGCACAATGACATCGCCAGAAAATACGATATTGCCTATTTGGCGGTTGACACTGCCCGGAACGGTATATGCGGTAGTGATATCGAAAGTTTTGACATATGTGCCAGTAACACGCGGCCGGCCTTCTACAAGGGCTGTAATTTCATGGCTTGGCCGCAGCAGGGTGCCCTCCTTGGCCATAACTTTGATATCCCGGGGAGCTGGGGCATGCAAAATGCTGCCGTATACATCATACCCGGGCACACCTTCACGCGGCGGATGCTTGCGGGCAATGATATCGCCTTTCTTCGCGGTAGGAATCCGCAGATAGCTCCGGTAATCCACAACCCCTTCTGTTTCTTCAAAAGTACTATCAGCCTGCCCGGCAAAAAATAAATCGAGCTTCGCATCCTCGCCTGCAGCAGGCGGCGTGCCTTCCGCCACACAAACCGGCAGGTGGGTCGGATGATTCAATTCCGCATAAATTGCGGGGATATTCAGGTTTTGGGAAATCGATTTTTTCTCGAAATCGGCAATAATCTGTTCAATGCCAAGGGTGGACAACAGAGTGGAAGGGTCCCTTTCAGCTCTTACCGCGAGATGGCTCGATGCCGGGGTGTTCACCAGGTTCCATTCATACTGTTCTACACGGTTCAGGGTAAAGAAGGCTTGGAGTTTATCCTCGGAGACGGTGATCTGATAGGGAGGCGGTTCTTGTATGGACCAGGTAACCCGGTCAGTGGATACGACGGGTACGGGACCAGCTACCGGCTGATTGTTAAGCTCCAGCATTACAGGCGGGACCGCCGAGAGGAATGCCGGCTCGCCGCCGGGCAGCGGGGAGGTGATGTAAAAACGGTTATCTTGAACAATAATAATGCCATTCTGATCCTGTGTCCCGTAAGGCCGGGAAGGAAGGGGGGATGCAGCCGCAGTCTCAGTCTCTTTCTCTTTCATCCCGGTCTGACCGGCAGGCTTATTCAAAATTTTCTCAGTAATGCGCTGTGGCATTGCGTTTGGCTCCTTTTTAGATAATCAATGGGCATTTGGACATAAGAGTATCCCGGCAGGCAGATACGGTACCCAAACGGATACCCGCACAGTTCAGCGTCTTCTTGGCAGCCTGGCAGCCATGGATGGTGATGTTCACATCTTTAGGCCCATTGCTTTGCGTCCTATCCTTTCAGATAGTTTGCCGTTATGAAATGGATCAGTGATTAGCCGAAATCAGGTGCTTAACCCGAATGAAATCGACAAAGGAATCATAGTTGAAAATTCAAATATATAAACTTTTGCAACCTTTATTCTAGTACTAGAGTCACTAATTTACAATATTTAATTATATATTTATATAGATGAAATGGCTATCAGTCAGCAGATAGAATTCAGCCTCTACGGCTGGTTTGACAAATATGATTGAGCATGTGATAATTCTTCCTGACGGTCGTCAGGGAGGCGGTATAAGAATGACAGCTGGCGCTATTTTGCAAGCCGCATTGTTCCAATTTGCTGAAAAAGGCTTTGAGGGGGCATCATTGGCGGGGATTGCCCAGTCGGTAGGGATTAAAAAACAGTCCATCGCAACCTATTTTCCTAAAAAAGAGGATTTGTTTATCGCAGCATTTCAGGAAATGGCCCGGCATTATATTGAATTTCTTGACCGGTTGTACAGGGAAATCCTTGGCACCTCTGTAGAGGTTAGACTGCGTGAAATTGTATACAGGACCTATTTTTATAGGGTAGAGTACCCTGTTCTGACCGCCTTTTACAAAAGGAGTGTTCAATTCCCTGCGCCTTTCTTTCAGGAGATGCTGGAGCAGCAGATTTCAATGCTGGAGCAGCGTTCAGCGGCATTTTACCGGGCTATTTTTGAGGAAGGCATGAACTCCGGGGAGATTCGGCGGCAGCACACGGAAAGCCTGCTCTCAGCTTATTATTGTTTACAGGATGGAATTGCCATGCAGATGTTTTTTTACAGCCAGGAAGAATTCGGGCGCCGTCTGAAGGATATCTGGGAGATATTCTGGGCAGGCATTAAGCAGACATAACGAAGGGGAGGGATCGTACCATGCGGGTAGAGCGGGTTACCACCGAAGCAGGGCTGCAGGAGGCTTTCAGAATCAGACGGGAAGTGTTTGTGGAGGAACAGGGCGTGGCGCTGGCAGATGAATTTGATGATCACGAAAAGCACGCAGAGCATATATTGCTCTATCAGGAAGAGCTTCCTGTGGGAACGGCCAGACTTAGGAGTGTGGACGGGTGGGCTAAGCTTGAACGGATTTGCCTTAGCGCTCCTTACCGCAAAAGCGGACTGGGGTCCGTTATAATCGATACACTGGAAAAAATGGCGGTTGAACGGGGGCACCGGCAAGCCAAGCTGCATGGCCAGAAGCAGGCCGAGGGCTTTTATCAGAGGCTGGGGTATGTAACGAGTTCGCAGGTCTTTATGGAGGATGGCATTCCACACGTGCTTATGGTCAAGCAGCTATAGATGAAATTGCCTAAACTACTTTTCACTTCTTTCTATTATATATAGACTCCTCTAGAATAAATATGAAACGATAGCAACCGGCGGCAGAGCCGGATAGGAGAGGAGCAAGTACAAGACGAAATACCGCACAAAGCTATTGAAACCGCTTACGGATCGGGTATGGATTTTTTTGATACAGCCAATGTCTACGAAAAAGGAGCAGCCGAAAAGGTGCTGGGCGAAACCCTGTGCGGATATCCCCGCGAGTCTTATGTGCTGGCTACCAAAACTATACCGGGCAGGCCGGTGTAAGGTTTGGCATGAAACAGCGATTCCTGAATATACTCTCACTACCGAATTTCCTCTAAAAGGAGTCCTGGCCATGCCAACACATCCGTATGTTTCCCGTTTTTTTGTGAATGCCGATGCCCGCCGCGACAAGCTGATTTATGATTTGCCGGAATCCTGGTGGAGCCGGCCTTATGAATACGAATGGTGCACGAATTTTGTTTCGCCCCATGATGTGGTGCTGGATGCGGCCTGCGGGATCTCCCATCCGCTCAAGTTCTACCTTGCCGGCTACAGCGCGGAGGTTCATGCCTGCGATATCGATGCGCGGATACTGTCCCGGGATGCCATTATGCAGGACATTGCCAGCGACATCGGCGAGGAAGCCGCTCGGCTGGTGGAAGCCAGACGGACCACCCGCCTGCATCTGGCGCAGGCTAATCTGACCGCATTGCCTTATGAGAATGAAAGCTTTGATACTATATTCTGCATCTCGGTTCTGGAGCATTTATCACTGGAGGATTCTGTACGAGCCGTAAGGGAGTTTCACCGCACACTGAATGGAGAAGGACTGCTTGTACTGACTTTTGATTACCCTACGGTTAATCTTCTGCGGATGAATGAAGTGCTGCTGCAGGCCGGATTTGAGTATTGGGGCGAGACAGATTTTAAGCTTCCCGCGGATGCTGTACGGACGGAGCAGTGGGGCGGACTCAACTGTTTCCGGGCCGTGCTTAAAAAGGCGCGAATCTAGCAGAAATCAGAATCCTGGCAGAATACCAACCCTTAATTTGGATTTTCCCCTCTATTATAGTAGAATAATTGGCAGATTAAGAGAGAGGGGTCCAAGATTTTGCGCAGATTTGCAGTCATAACTTTAGTATTGTTTTTGCTGATTCCCGGGCAGGCAGCTTTCAGTCAGGGGGCTTCCCCGCAGGAGAAGATTAACCTTGTTTTTGCCGGAGATATTTTGCTGGATGGATTTGTCGGCGATCAGATCGCCAATTATGGCGTCAATTTTCCTTTTGCGAAGGTAGCACCTGTCCTTAAAAAAGCAGATATAGCTTTTGCCAACCTGGAGACACCCGTATCGGTTAGAGGGAAGGCGGCAGAGAAGAGCTTTGCTTTCCGTTCCAAACCGGCGGCACTGGCGGGGCTGAATTATGCCGGGATCGATGGCGTGACCGTGGCCAATAATCATATTCTTGATTTTGGACAGGATGCTATGCTGGATACGCTGGTTCATCTCGACAAGTACAAGATTGGACACACTGGAGCAGGGAAGAACAGCAATGAAGCTTTCAAACCCTACATCCAGACGGTAAAAGACAAAAAAATTGCCATACTGGGGGTAAGCCGCGTGCTCTCCAGCCCGTCCTGGTATGCAGGGAAAAACAATCCGGGTGCAGCTTCGGCCTATACGCCTGAGCCTATGCTGGGAGCCATCAAGAAATCGGCCAAAGAAAATGATTATACCATCGTGTACATCCACTGGAACAATGAGTTTAAGGATTACCCTGAGCCATACGCCCGCAGTCTGGCGAAGCAGATGATTGACAGTGGTGCGGATATTATTATCGGTGCCCACAGCCATTGCCTGATGGGAATTGAGTACTACAAGCATAAGCCAATCTATTATTCACTGGGTAATTTTGTGTTCAACCGATCAACACGCGGCGGCGACAAGACTGTTCATTCTATGCTGGTTAACTTTGAGATCAGCAAGAATAGCGTAAAGGGCCGGATTACGCCGGTCAAAATTACCGGCGGTCAGCCGGGCTTTATGGGCAAGGGCTACAATAAAGATACCATTAGCCGGATGAACCAGCTCTCCTTCAATGCCCGGATTGCAGCGGACGGAGAAGTTAGCGAGAAGCAGTGAACGGCCTCCTTTGAACTGAAGCACTGAGCGGAACACCAACGAACCGAATAGAACGTCTAAGCCCCGGCCTGAGCGATTAGCTGACTATCGCTTGGGCTTTTTTGCTGTACAGGAAATGAAAGGTGAAAGTGGTTTTAATTTGGCGCAGTCAGGCAACGTGGCTCCCTCACCTTCAGATTGTGCTATTCCATCTTAGCATTGTGCTAACCATGCTCTAATCATCTATTTTACAATGTGAATATAGCCAGTAAGGAGGCGTTGCAGGGTGAGTATGGCAGCAGGAAGAAGCAGAAGCCGGTTTGCTGCGAATTGGAGTTTTTATAAAGGGGATATCCGCATTCCGCATGCGGTCAAAGCCGGCCTGGCTCTGAGGGGAAGCCGATTGAGGTGCGGGTGTGGCGCTTTTGCCGCCGCCTATTTATTTCTTCACAGGAGAACGTTAATATAGACATACCCAAATCCATTCAGAAGGATGTTCAACAAGTGATGCCCAAGCTGAAGAAATATATGCCTTTCACCTACAAAATGATGATTCCCTATCTGCTGCTGGTGCTCCTGACCGATGTAATCATCGGCTATATCTCTTATTCCATGCTGACCGATTCGCGGACGGAGATGGCCGAGTCGAACATCCGGACGGGAATGGGGCAGGCCAGGAACAATATCCGCTACCAAATGGATGAAATTCAGCGGATGTCGGATAATTTGTTTAGCAGCCAGCCTTTTCAGCGCGCCCTTGAGCTGAAGGGGACGCCGTTTGAAATATATCTGGCCATGCTGGATGAGATCGTTCCCCAGATTACCGCGCCGCTGCAGCTGTTCGGGAACAAGATCCGCTTCATGCTCTATACGCCGAACAGTGACCTCAACATTGTATCCGGAGACAATCTGGATGAGCCGATCCACGACAGCGACTATTACATTCTGCCGCTTGCGGATATTGCGGGCAGCGAGTGGTATCATTCCCTTAAGGATTCGAAACGGGACAACCTGTGGCTGCAGATTGATACAGACCAGAAGCTGGATAACCTTTCGCATGTCCGCAGACTGGTCAACTTCAGCGATTACAAAACCGTGATTGGCTATGTGCGTATTACGGTATCCCTTGAGGATCTGTTCGGCGGATTTGACACCTTTCCTCTTGAAGAGGGAATAACGCTCCGGCTTGTCGAAGAGACTACGGGCAATATTCTGTTTCAGCGCGGCAGGGTGAATGATGCTGCTGCAGACGGTGATTTTCTCAGTCTTCATGAGAAGATCCCCGGCAGCAGCTTTGTCATCGAATCGTTGGTGCCCTATACCTATCTGACAAAGGACGCCGGCAGGCTGCGCCGTGTGATTGTTGCGGTATGTGCGCTCAGCTTCCTGGTAATGACGGTTATCGGTTTTGTCGTAGCACGGTTGTCCGGGCGCAAAATGAGCCGGATCGTGGGGCTGGTGCGTTCCTTCCAGGAGGGGAATTTTCAGAAGCGCATCCGTTTCTCCGGCAATGATGAATTCGTGCAGATTGCGGATTCGTTCAATGTGATGGCAACCCATATCCAGGAGCTGATCAACAGCGTGTATGTGCAGGGCATCCAGAAAAAGCAGGCGGAGCTGGAAGCGCTGCAGGCGCAGATTAATCCGCACTTTCTGTATAATACACTTTCAACGATAAGCAGCCTGGCCAATCTAGGGGAGATCGAGAAGGTCACCGGCATGGTGCAGGGACTTTCACGTTTCTACCGGTTGACCCTGAATCAGGGCAACGTCTACATTGAGCTTGAAAAGGAGCTGGAGCAGGTCGCCACATACCTTGAAATCCAGCGGGTGAAATATGCCGATGCGTTCACGGTATATGTGGATGTGGAGCAGGAAATTCTCCACATGCAGGTCATCAAGCTGGTTCTTCAGCCTTTTGTGGAAAATGTGTTCAAGCATGCCTGGTTTGGCGAGACCATTGCCATCCGTCTGACCGGCAGGCAGGTGGGCAACAATATTGAGCTGAAGATCATCGACAACGGAATCGGCATGCGGCCTGAGGACATGAAGCGAATGATGCAAGGACCAAGCCAGGCCGGGGGTTATGGAGTGAAGAATGTGAACGAGCGGATTAAGCTCAGATACGGGGACGACTACGGAGTAACTATTGCGAGCTTTTTTGGGGCAGGCACAACCGTGCAGCTCCTGCTCCCCGCCGGGATGAAGGACAACGAAGAAATGGATGAAGGGTTTGCCCCGTAATCTGCAACCCGCAAGGACACAGGAGGAACATTACGATATGAGCATCAATGTATTGCTGGTAGACGATGAAGCAGTGGATCTGGAGTGGATGCGCCGAAGAGTGCTGGCCAGCGGACTAAATATTGCTGTAGTGGGCACGGCGAGCAGCGGGTTTGGTGCGCTGAAAATTATGGAGGAAGCGCAGGTTGATCTTATATTATCCGACATCCGGATGCCGATCATGACCGGAACCGAATTTGCGCGCAGGGCGAAGGTGCTGAGTCCGAAGACCAAAATTGTGTTTATCAGCGGCCATGAGGATTTCAGCTACGCCAAGGAGGCGATTGAGATCAATGCCTCCGGCTATTTGCTGAAGCCCGTTCAGGATAAGGACTTATATGAAATGCTGGGCTCACTCTGCGCCCAAATGGAGCAGGACAGAGAGCAGGACCGCTCCTTCAGCGAAGCTCTGTCCCTGGTGAACAAGGAGCTCCTGCTCCGCTGGCTCGATGAAGCATCTCCGGATTCAGCGGAGCCGCATCTGCACAGCGTCCTGACCCCCCTGCTGCAGAACGGCGCGGCGGTAGCGATCGTGGAGATCGATGATCTGGAGTGGAAAATGCGCAATTTGTCCGGGGAAGACACCCGCAATATCACGCGGCAGATTGCCGGTGTGATTAAAGCCTTTGTCGAGGATGCCAAGCTGGGCA
This genomic window contains:
- a CDS encoding spore germination protein, whose translation is MKDTNFGTLSSCLKDNQMQLVQLLGKSTDLIIKELQPDQATQIAVIYIDGLIDTQVLHHSILFSLQERCTPDQLRDLDAGQKFELLHKRILMAGDMSVTHDLEPFIHQLLSGNVMVMVDGTPAALRIGLPGWEDRNVSEPSSQTVVRGPMEGFTENLRTNTALLRRKIKDSQLWLETFQVGRVTQTSVSIMYLTHIASPELVQEVKRRLGKIDTDSILESGYIEEFIQDTAGTPFPTIYNSDRPDSIAAGILEGKVAILVDGTPFVLLVPSFFVAFFQSPEDYYQRADIGTLLRFIRFLSFFITMLAPSFYVAVTTYHQEMIPTTLVISLAAQRESVPFPAVVEALLMELTYEILREAGVRIPKNVGQAISIVGTLVIGQAAVSAGFISSAMVIIVSITAISSFVIPETGMAIAARMIRFALIALAGFIGLYGILFGIFIIVLHLASLRSFGMPYMSPIGPYQADDLKDSLLRFPWPRLKSRPANSKIQNPNRQDTTK
- a CDS encoding TetR/AcrR family transcriptional regulator — translated: MTAGAILQAALFQFAEKGFEGASLAGIAQSVGIKKQSIATYFPKKEDLFIAAFQEMARHYIEFLDRLYREILGTSVEVRLREIVYRTYFYRVEYPVLTAFYKRSVQFPAPFFQEMLEQQISMLEQRSAAFYRAIFEEGMNSGEIRRQHTESLLSAYYCLQDGIAMQMFFYSQEEFGRRLKDIWEIFWAGIKQT
- a CDS encoding FapA family protein, with amino-acid sequence MPQRITEKILNKPAGQTGMKEKETETAAASPLPSRPYGTQDQNGIIIVQDNRFYITSPLPGGEPAFLSAVPPVMLELNNQPVAGPVPVVSTDRVTWSIQEPPPYQITVSEDKLQAFFTLNRVEQYEWNLVNTPASSHLAVRAERDPSTLLSTLGIEQIIADFEKKSISQNLNIPAIYAELNHPTHLPVCVAEGTPPAAGEDAKLDLFFAGQADSTFEETEGVVDYRSYLRIPTAKKGDIIARKHPPREGVPGYDVYGSILHAPAPRDIKVMAKEGTLLRPSHEITALVEGRPRVTGTYVKTFDITTAYTVPGSVNRQIGNIVFSGDVIVHQDVEDNSIIESLGNVYVCGNVHNSTITATGSIYILGKVGNSQLYSGAFGVTYNRLYHLSEKLIEEVSLLRQASRLLIQEIQSRQQTVKFGQVIQLLMESKYKRIPVLIRDLESVVASIKYISHPDNKQLQRILDVFLRPALFIDAFNDAMLVSLLKLLKELYTGVARMEETNVCVDIPECHNTIIKSSGDICIHKDGTLQSDLLSLADITFLMPDAVCGESQLEAGGTLTAQTVGSEAGPGSTLTAGRKIIVGKMYGGSVTVGRHSQEITEPAEDMIFTLQNPGTD
- a CDS encoding Ger(x)C family spore germination protein translates to MSSKKSRTLSILLLALLAPLLLSGCWERRELNEMAFVLALGLDKAESGYRVTMQVVIPSAISSQTVGGSGGGGVPVVVSSFNVPTIYEADRKYSLLSSRSGYKGHIRALVIGEELARAGIAETLDVLNRSREPRNDYYVMVAKDTTAEEVLKVLTPLDKLPANKLFSAMDKAYKESARIVAVPLNAFIENLISEGINPVLAGVEVTGDAKEGGKKSNLDESTPKATLRYHSVALFKKDKMIGWLNDNETIGYNFITDKVVKASGPIPGDDGRPIVIEALHTSTKRKVKIIGGEPHIYIHVQAECNIEEVQSRDNLESEKVITELEKKTEERIISRMESAVKQVNKDYNVDIMGFGQMIYRAEPQAWARLQQRKGEDYLKSLPIHYAASVSITRIGVTDNSFIKDIKE
- a CDS encoding GNAT family N-acetyltransferase, with the protein product MRVERVTTEAGLQEAFRIRREVFVEEQGVALADEFDDHEKHAEHILLYQEELPVGTARLRSVDGWAKLERICLSAPYRKSGLGSVIIDTLEKMAVERGHRQAKLHGQKQAEGFYQRLGYVTSSQVFMEDGIPHVLMVKQL
- a CDS encoding CapA family protein, translated to MRRFAVITLVLFLLIPGQAAFSQGASPQEKINLVFAGDILLDGFVGDQIANYGVNFPFAKVAPVLKKADIAFANLETPVSVRGKAAEKSFAFRSKPAALAGLNYAGIDGVTVANNHILDFGQDAMLDTLVHLDKYKIGHTGAGKNSNEAFKPYIQTVKDKKIAILGVSRVLSSPSWYAGKNNPGAASAYTPEPMLGAIKKSAKENDYTIVYIHWNNEFKDYPEPYARSLAKQMIDSGADIIIGAHSHCLMGIEYYKHKPIYYSLGNFVFNRSTRGGDKTVHSMLVNFEISKNSVKGRITPVKITGGQPGFMGKGYNKDTISRMNQLSFNARIAADGEVSEKQ
- a CDS encoding GerAB/ArcD/ProY family transporter, which codes for MSLERDRISSAQMIILGLFTLIGDMALVYPSVMAAGAHEDAWIAGFICIPLGLATVKLMVSAANINPNKTIIELSIQILGKWAGGAVAVSYLFFFLMAASTYVREIEDFMCTQIYEGTPGGVIRFMAIVLLVYGLRLGLENLGRAAQIFFPFFALFLISLILLFPNVQMDRIHPIWNTPFPDMLHTIMYGVFYPYGEMCVFFMVYPFAQKHSKTSRDIFISLFIGAVGLNLILFLSLTVLGAYFSEHEFYPAYILAQRINIGNFLQRIEALLATTWIISTYFKTVLYFYAFVLGIAQLLKLKTYRHLIFPVGFLIYGMTNLLAKDIIFYVKEIPPFWVDWDFTYAVVFPSLLLIVNFFRKRSAQNREQG
- a CDS encoding class I SAM-dependent methyltransferase, which gives rise to MPTHPYVSRFFVNADARRDKLIYDLPESWWSRPYEYEWCTNFVSPHDVVLDAACGISHPLKFYLAGYSAEVHACDIDARILSRDAIMQDIASDIGEEAARLVEARRTTRLHLAQANLTALPYENESFDTIFCISVLEHLSLEDSVRAVREFHRTLNGEGLLVLTFDYPTVNLLRMNEVLLQAGFEYWGETDFKLPADAVRTEQWGGLNCFRAVLKKARI